A region of the Pseudorasbora parva isolate DD20220531a chromosome 18, ASM2467924v1, whole genome shotgun sequence genome:
TCTTAACGTAACCTGTGGGGGGAACACATTAGCATTTTACTCATGAGAAGCACTTGCATCAACAATGCATCAACCAGTGGTTTTATTTCACTGAGTGGTACAGTTCAGTACAGTACGGTTGGGTAACCCTGATCAGGCTTGTGTTTTCACTGCCAATAGTACCCTTACTTGGTAGGCGGGGTGTATGCTGGAAAGCACGACATTTTTGTTAATGTCAGTTTTAATGAACAAtaatatccattataaaaggtATAAGTACAAAGTATAAGAGTCTTATATAAgaagaaataaataaagcaaGCAATGATTTCAGTCAAAATATGCTACAAAATCAGCGGTGTGCTATCgtaaaattcaaaataaatatataaagttaAACATCATTTGTGCTCAGTCAAAACGTCATGACCAGGAACAAATAGATTCATGAGACCACAAAtgcatgttaaagggttagttcacccaaaaatgaaatgtcattaactcctctccctaatgtcgttccacacccgtaagacctccgttcatcttcacacacagtttaagatattttatatttagtctgagagcgtatgcaagtgtatgcacactatactgtccatgtccagaaagggaataaaaacatcatcacagtagtccatatgagacatcagtgggttaattagagtctcttgaagcatccaaaatacatttgggtccaaaaataacaaaaactacgactttatttagcatcgtcttctcttccgcgttcttcaaaaaaagattcaaacggtcatgaatcagtgaatcgatcaatgattcgaacaaaaactacgactttattcagcataaataaaaatatcactGCTGCTTTGAGTACTGAACTTTTTGATTCTGTTCACAGCTGAACTGCTCCGGACTGACAAAATCTGTAACTTTTCTTCTTTACTTTTTGGTGAAGCAGTAAAGCTCATGCCACTATCTGATGTGTAACTCTCTGATGTGTCAGGAATGTACTCTTCCTCACTGACAGATAACTCATCTTCACTCGATCCATCTGAGTACTCAGCAATCTTCCATCTAGCCTTGAAAGACAATGACCATTCAGTTAATTTTATCCTCTACCATAGGCTAttctctattctattctgttctgttctgatCTGTTCAAGCTATTCAAGTAATTAACACTTACTCTGGTGTTTTTCGCTCTTTTGGATGTTGTGGTACAAGCGGAATGTTGTTCACTAATTGCAAATGGTGCacgattccttctgatgtcattttgaATGTCTGTATGGTCATCATCACTGTTTACACTGGAATTTTCAAAGAGATCATCCGAATCATCACGAATCACGGAtctctaaaaacaaaaacatcacaATGACAAGTTTTAAATGAtctaaaaaaagtatgtttctcatataatgaaaaagaactgtagccttttttacactttaaaatgaatgtgTAAAATCTGTATCTTTTAAGTCAACATTTGTTAAACGCTCTATCCATGTCTatcaatttaaagggatagttccctcaaaaatgaaaattctatcattaacattactcatcctcatgttgttccaaacccataagacccttattcatcttcagaaaacaGACTGAAATAATGTTGATGAAATCTGAACTTTTGCCTGTCATTCTAACTCCAGATGGAGAGAAAGAAAGCACTTGGATATCACCAAAAATATCTTGTGGCCAAGAATGTCTTATGGGtgtgaaacgacatgagggtgagcaattaattaaaattaaaaattttgggtgaactatccctttaacaaaacAGGTCGTGAACCATTACCaaacaatattaaaaacaaacaatatagtAACCAAGCACCTTAAGACTATTCTAGTGAAATTAGAAATTATACACCCCTGACTATAACTTAATATTGCAATGAAATTGTATTAGACAATTGTAGATTGTACATCAGATTTATACAGTTAGTTATTAATTGGATTTTTAGCTGTGTTGTATTTTATGCACAATAAACGACTGGAGAATTCCCATGTCACTAGATGAATTTTAATTAAGACCAATCAAAATAAACCGCATATGTACGAAATTGTTGAATTATTCACAATAGCAACTTGCATTTAGAAAACATATTTTAAGGTGGtccaaaatacttttatttgtcCTTTTAAATGTACTTCACATTATTCAGctaaaaataatgcaatttcGGTATGAGAGtaagtaaataaaattaaataaaaataccttTTTATAAGATGTCATATTTTTAGAACACACAACGCCATCGTCGCTGTCTGAGTAATCAACCAAAGGCTGTTaagaacaaaaaagaaataaaaatatgaaaatgaagTGGAAAAAAGAAACTCTCTGTCAGACAGAGACACTGAGGCACAGACAGaaaaagaggcacagacagataaagaggcacagacagataaagaggcacagacagagaggcacagacagataaagaggcacagacagagaggcacagacagataaagaggcacagacagacagagaggcacagacagataaagaggcacagacagataaagaggcacagacagagaggcacagacagagaggcACAGGCAGAcagagaggcacagacagataaagaggcacagacagataaagaggcacagacagagaggcacagacagataaagaggcacagacagacagagaggcacagacagataaagaggcacagacagataaagaggcacagacagagaggcacagacagagaggcacagacagacagagaggcacagacagataaagaggcacagacagataaagaggcacagacagaaaaagaggcacagacagagaggcacagacagataaagaggcacagacagagaggcacagacagataaagaggcacagacagacagagaggcacagacagataaagaggcacagacagataaagaggcacagacagagaggcacagacagataaagaggcacagacagacagagaggcacagacagagaggcacagacagataaagaggcacagacagatatagaggcacacacagagacagacagataaagaggcacagacagatatagaggcacagacagataaataggcacagacagatatagaggcacagacagataaagaggcacagacagagacagacagataaagaggcacagacagataaagaggcacagacagagacagacagataaagaggcacagacagataaagaggcacagacagatatagaggcacaggcagagacagacagatatagaggcacagacagataaagaggcacagatagataaagaggcacagacagataaagaggcacagacagagacagacagatatacaggcacagacagataaagaggcacagacagagacagacagatatagaggcacagacagataaagaggcacagacagagacagacagataaagaggcacagacacagacagacagataaagaggcacagacagataaagaggcacagacagagacagacagatatagaggcacagacagataaagaggcacagacagatacagacagataaagaggcacagacagataaagaggcacagacacagacagacagataaagaggcacagacagataaagaggcacagacagataaagaggcacaggcagatatagaggcacagacagatatagaggcacagacagataaagaggcacagacagataaagaggcacagacagagacagacagataaagaggcacagacagataaagaggcacagacagataataaataaacacatacCTCAGCTGTGAATCGTGAAGTGCTTGCAGTAGTTACAGAATCCTCAGAGCAGTTCTCTATGGCTGTCATGTTGTCATCATCCTTGCATGGAGGctgtaataaagttatataaaaaatagttacAAGTCTTTACTTATTAGACAAGGTCCCCACCATGCCAAACCTGTGAAGTGCGTGTACCAAAGGGTTTGAATGGCTTTCCTAAAACTAAAGGACCCCACAATGCACATTACACTGGAAACAGTGTGTAAGACTTTCCCATGTCAAAACCAAATATAAGAAattaatagacagacagata
Encoded here:
- the LOC137046089 gene encoding uncharacterized protein, whose translation is MTAIENCSEDSVTTASTSRFTAETPCKDDDNMTAIENCSEDSVTTASTSRFTAEPPCKDDENMTAIENCSEDSVTTASTSRFTAEPPCKDDDNMTAIENCSEDSVTTASTSRFTAEPLVDYSDSDDGVVCSKNMTSYKKRSVIRDDSDDLFENSSVNSDDDHTDIQNDIRRNRAPFAISEQHSACTTTSKRAKNTRARWKIAEYSDGSSEDELSVSEEEYIPDTSESYTSDSGMSFTASPKSYVKKTAWNKHEIQAVEAHMMRFINNRKIPGKADCMRCKEAELALKNKEWSTLKFYIKNLRSKQKRSDTLIGTLAD